From a single Candidatus Limnocylindrales bacterium genomic region:
- a CDS encoding cytochrome P450, translating into MKTISYPPGPKPKFPGNLLLAFRRDPTGFLLEAARKYGDIVYFKMGPQPVFLLNHPDYIKDVLVTHNRNFAKSPRLALAKNLLGEGLLTSEGEFHRRQRRLAQPAFHRQRIATYARIMTDYGVRMRERWQDGMTLDIAQEMMDLTMTIVAKALFNADVKSEAQEIRESLTIAIELFSRVTLPFVELINKLPLPSNRRFYKARECLDRVIYGIIRERRAHGGDQGDLLSMLLLAQDTEGDGGSMTDLQLRDELMTLFLAGHETTANALTWTWYLLSQHPSVEAKFHAELDTVLAGRPPTVEDLPRLKYTEMIFSESLRVYPPAWVISRLVLNDYEVGPYVIPANSIILMSQYVMHHDPRYFPDPFVFDPERWTPEAQAERPKFSYFPFGAGPRQCIGESFAWMEGIMLLATLGQKWKMRLVPGHPVVLQPLITLRSRYGMKMTLEQR; encoded by the coding sequence ATGAAAACTATCTCTTACCCTCCAGGTCCCAAACCTAAATTTCCAGGTAATCTCCTGTTGGCTTTTCGTCGTGATCCGACAGGGTTTCTGTTAGAAGCAGCCCGTAAATACGGGGATATTGTTTACTTTAAAATGGGACCTCAACCTGTTTTTTTATTGAATCATCCGGATTATATCAAAGATGTACTGGTTACCCACAATCGGAATTTTGCCAAAAGTCCCAGGCTCGCATTAGCCAAGAACCTGTTAGGAGAGGGTCTTTTAACCAGTGAAGGTGAGTTTCATCGTCGTCAGCGGCGACTTGCCCAACCAGCCTTTCATCGCCAGCGAATCGCAACCTATGCCAGGATTATGACCGATTACGGGGTGCGGATGCGGGAGCGCTGGCAGGATGGAATGACCCTGGACATAGCCCAGGAGATGATGGACCTGACCATGACCATTGTAGCAAAGGCCTTGTTTAATGCCGATGTTAAGTCTGAAGCCCAAGAGATCCGGGAGTCCTTGACGATTGCTATTGAATTGTTCAGTCGGGTTACCCTCCCCTTTGTGGAGTTGATCAACAAGCTTCCTCTCCCCAGCAATCGTCGTTTCTACAAAGCACGGGAATGCCTGGATAGGGTTATCTACGGAATTATCCGTGAGCGTCGGGCCCATGGAGGGGATCAGGGGGACCTCCTCTCCATGCTACTGCTGGCTCAAGATACGGAAGGGGACGGGGGAAGTATGACAGACTTGCAGTTGCGTGATGAGCTTATGACACTTTTTTTAGCCGGTCATGAAACAACGGCCAATGCATTGACCTGGACCTGGTATTTACTTTCCCAGCATCCCTCTGTAGAGGCAAAGTTCCATGCCGAACTCGATACCGTTTTAGCAGGGCGGCCCCCCACCGTCGAGGACCTTCCCCGGTTGAAATATACCGAGATGATTTTCTCTGAATCCTTGCGTGTTTATCCCCCTGCCTGGGTGATCAGTCGTCTCGTTCTCAATGATTACGAGGTGGGCCCCTATGTCATTCCGGCTAACTCCATCATTCTCATGAGCCAATACGTCATGCATCACGATCCTCGTTATTTCCCCGACCCCTTTGTTTTTGACCCGGAACGATGGACCCCTGAAGCTCAAGCTGAAAGACCCAAGTTCTCCTATTTTCCTTTCGGAGCGGGACCTCGACAGTGCATTGGAGAATCCTTTGCCTGGATGGAAGGAATTATGCTCCTGGCTACCCTGGGCCAAAAATGGAAAATGCGGCTTGTCCCGGGTCATCCCGTTGTACTTCAACCTTTGATTACGTTGCGATCCAGGTATGGGATGAAAATGACGCTGGAGCAACGCTGA